A section of the Flavobacterium ardleyense genome encodes:
- a CDS encoding T9SS type A sorting domain-containing protein: MKTFLLIIIFYLLNPFQGFSQTYPLTKEWATYTNINVFGLNTAIVTDSKNNVYITKSFTDTDNHNLNSLSKFSPSGELLWTTPNFGSVYGIVITGDDDIIISGLTNVQTGIATLGAFQETFGGGSMDGFLMKISAEGSTIWGTYFGGIAMDSSPMTPYGAAIYFQGLALTSDNEIIWACTTQSDNMATSATFQNQRDGANYLLSKFTADGQRLWSTYYGTADSRYSITGLQVDSSGIYLAGAVENQYTANSYFDTFDEYVHQNLKRDVYVSKFNLSGNRMWSRYLPGNGSNLAKRNTLLLKTNNLYLTFATSSTNFGTSETSFPDFLGNKPGVLAKMDLNGNVDWTTYLPDNGSFADINTGGVYADGGSGIYVMGSTIATPTSFLEMFVPENEGSFTPYVIKFNDQGIMEWGNYVGGSTTNVRTLFGLAFYDSGFYMYAQHGNITDDGIATPGAFQETPIDQGSNTFLVKYGATALGIPKEDISLFSVYPNPASTTLKINLSNKVNFPTIGNLYNALSQNVASFTIKSTESTVDVSKLSSGIYFLQIGQQNENAIKKIIIK; the protein is encoded by the coding sequence ATGAAAACATTTTTACTTATTATAATTTTTTATTTACTAAATCCTTTTCAAGGTTTTTCGCAAACCTACCCCCTAACAAAAGAATGGGCAACCTACACAAACATAAATGTGTTTGGACTGAACACTGCAATAGTTACTGATTCTAAAAACAACGTTTATATCACGAAGAGTTTTACTGATACTGATAATCACAATTTGAATTCACTTTCAAAATTTTCACCCTCCGGAGAATTGCTATGGACAACCCCTAATTTTGGGTCAGTTTATGGAATAGTTATTACTGGAGATGATGATATTATTATTTCGGGTCTTACAAATGTGCAAACTGGTATTGCAACCTTAGGTGCTTTTCAGGAAACTTTTGGAGGTGGCAGCATGGACGGATTTTTGATGAAGATTAGTGCTGAAGGATCTACCATTTGGGGTACTTATTTTGGCGGAATAGCTATGGATAGTTCACCTATGACACCTTATGGTGCGGCAATATATTTTCAGGGACTAGCACTTACCTCCGATAATGAAATTATTTGGGCTTGTACTACACAAAGTGACAATATGGCTACGAGTGCGACTTTTCAGAACCAAAGAGATGGAGCTAATTACCTTCTATCAAAATTTACCGCAGACGGACAAAGACTTTGGTCAACTTATTATGGCACAGCAGATTCTAGATATAGCATAACGGGTTTACAGGTTGACAGTTCAGGAATTTATCTTGCTGGTGCTGTGGAAAATCAATATACCGCTAATTCATATTTTGATACTTTTGACGAGTACGTGCATCAGAATCTAAAGAGAGATGTTTACGTGTCTAAATTTAATTTAAGCGGAAATAGGATGTGGAGTCGTTATCTGCCAGGGAATGGATCAAATCTTGCTAAAAGAAATACACTTTTATTAAAAACTAATAATCTGTATTTGACATTTGCTACTTCTAGTACTAATTTTGGAACGTCCGAAACTTCATTTCCTGACTTTTTAGGAAATAAACCAGGTGTTCTTGCCAAGATGGATTTGAATGGTAATGTGGATTGGACAACCTATTTGCCAGATAATGGCAGTTTTGCAGACATTAATACGGGTGGAGTTTACGCTGATGGTGGCTCAGGAATCTATGTAATGGGCAGCACTATAGCTACTCCTACTAGCTTTTTGGAAATGTTTGTGCCAGAAAACGAAGGATCGTTCACACCTTATGTTATCAAATTCAACGATCAGGGCATTATGGAATGGGGAAATTATGTTGGAGGAAGTACAACTAATGTGAGAACTTTGTTCGGATTAGCTTTTTACGATAGCGGATTTTATATGTATGCTCAGCATGGAAACATTACAGATGATGGCATTGCCACACCAGGAGCATTTCAGGAAACTCCAATAGACCAAGGAAGCAATACTTTTCTTGTCAAATATGGAGCGACAGCACTCGGCATACCAAAAGAAGATATTTCGCTCTTTTCAGTATATCCAAATCCCGCATCCACAACTTTAAAAATAAATCTTAGTAATAAAGTAAACTTTCCAACAATTGGAAATTTGTACAATGCATTATCTCAAAATGTTGCTTCATTTACAATAAAAAGTACTGAAAGTACTGTAGATGTTAGTAAATTAAGTTCAGGAATTTATTTCCTGCAAATCGGCCAACAAAATGAAAATGCGATTAAAAAGATAATTATTAAATAA
- a CDS encoding FAD-binding oxidoreductase: MRISIHYAIVEQFEELLGREYVSNDFDTCQEYGHDETENLSFPPSLLLKPRTSEEIAEILKIANEHRIPVTAIGGQTGLSGGALCVRQGIGLSMERFNQIIEIDQNNLQVTVEPGVITQVLRDAVSQVGLFYPPDPSSQGSCFIGGNIAENAGGARALKYGVTRDYVLNLEVVLPNGEIMWTGANTLKNSTGYNLTHLMVGSEGTLGIVTKIVLKLLPQNKHNILILVPFFDATEACQAVAKIFQAGIVPSALEFMEREAIDWTLKYVDGISIEIKDEVQAHLLIEVDGNYPDMLFSEIEKIAAVVEQFSIDEILFADTEDQKNALWKLRRAVNEAVKANSTYKEEDTVVPRYELPKLLSGIKTIGERYNFKTVCYGHAGDGNLHINIIKGELSEHEWKYEIPKAIREIFELTVSLKGTLSGEHGIGYVQKSYMDIAFSRNHLLLMKSIKNVFDPNGILNPGKIFPDGLK, from the coding sequence ATGCGCATTTCAATTCACTACGCCATCGTCGAACAATTTGAAGAATTACTAGGCAGAGAATATGTCTCCAATGATTTTGATACTTGTCAAGAATATGGTCACGATGAAACAGAGAATTTAAGTTTTCCGCCATCTTTACTTTTGAAACCACGAACTTCAGAAGAAATTGCGGAGATTCTAAAAATTGCAAATGAACACCGAATTCCAGTCACTGCCATTGGTGGTCAGACTGGATTGAGTGGCGGCGCGCTTTGCGTTCGTCAAGGAATCGGACTTTCGATGGAGCGTTTTAATCAAATTATCGAAATTGATCAGAACAATCTTCAAGTGACAGTTGAGCCTGGGGTAATCACTCAAGTTCTACGCGATGCGGTGTCTCAAGTTGGATTGTTTTATCCACCCGACCCAAGTAGTCAAGGAAGTTGTTTCATCGGTGGAAACATCGCCGAAAACGCTGGCGGTGCGAGAGCTTTGAAGTATGGCGTGACTAGAGATTATGTTCTAAATCTTGAAGTGGTTTTGCCAAATGGCGAAATTATGTGGACTGGTGCAAATACCTTGAAAAATTCAACCGGATATAACCTGACTCATTTGATGGTTGGGAGCGAAGGTACTTTGGGAATCGTTACCAAAATAGTTCTAAAACTGCTTCCGCAAAATAAACACAACATCCTTATTCTCGTTCCATTTTTTGACGCTACCGAAGCTTGTCAGGCGGTTGCCAAAATTTTTCAGGCTGGAATTGTTCCTAGTGCATTGGAATTTATGGAAAGAGAAGCCATCGACTGGACGTTGAAATACGTGGATGGAATTAGTATCGAAATCAAAGATGAAGTTCAAGCGCATCTTCTAATTGAAGTGGACGGAAATTATCCTGATATGCTATTTTCTGAAATCGAGAAAATCGCTGCAGTTGTCGAGCAATTTTCTATTGACGAAATTCTTTTTGCCGATACCGAAGATCAGAAAAATGCACTTTGGAAACTACGCCGTGCGGTCAATGAAGCTGTAAAAGCAAATTCAACCTATAAGGAAGAAGATACAGTCGTGCCTCGTTACGAACTTCCGAAATTACTGTCGGGAATAAAAACAATCGGAGAGAGGTATAATTTTAAAACGGTTTGCTATGGTCACGCGGGCGACGGAAATCTTCACATTAATATCATCAAAGGTGAATTAAGCGAGCACGAGTGGAAATACGAAATTCCAAAAGCAATTCGGGAAATATTTGAACTGACGGTTTCTCTAAAAGGAACTTTGTCTGGCGAACACGGAATTGGTTACGTTCAGAAAAGTTATATGGATATCGCTTTTAGTCGAAATCATCTTTTACTGATGAAGTCTATCAAAAATGTTTTTGATCCAAACGGAATTCTAAATCCAGGTAAGATTTTTCCAGACGGATTGAAGTAA
- a CDS encoding MFS transporter, with protein MIKSGFSASEKVADTTDIQKTAYPILFAIAFAHLLNDLIQAVIPAVYPILKENLDLSFTQIGLITLSYQLAASILQPLIGLYTDKHPKPFSQIFGMISSIAGIVTLSYADSFQLILLSVVFVGIGSSIFHPESSRISFLASGGKRGLAQSIFQLGGNAGTALGPLLVALIVVPNSQRYIVWFVAAGVIGIAVLTKIAFWYKNHLLSVAKKKPVIVMPDLTQKQVFMSVVILMVLIFSKFFYTASMSSYFTFYLIEKFNVSIQDSQFYLVLFLAAGAIGTLIGGPLGDKFGRKYVIWFSVLGVAPFTLMLPYADLFWTSILSVIIGVIISSAFPAILVYAQELLPKKLGMVSGLFYGFAFGMGGLGSALLGNLADHTSIEYVYQLCAFLPLIGMVAIFLPNLKKKKEKASAERT; from the coding sequence GTGATAAAATCAGGTTTTTCCGCATCTGAAAAAGTAGCAGACACCACCGATATTCAGAAAACTGCTTATCCCATTCTTTTCGCTATTGCTTTTGCCCATTTACTCAACGACTTAATTCAGGCAGTAATTCCAGCTGTTTATCCAATTTTAAAAGAAAATTTAGACCTTTCTTTTACCCAAATTGGACTGATAACACTGTCATATCAATTAGCAGCATCGATTTTACAGCCTTTAATTGGTCTTTATACCGACAAACATCCAAAGCCGTTTTCGCAGATTTTTGGAATGATCTCGTCAATCGCTGGAATTGTCACACTTTCTTATGCGGACAGTTTTCAGTTAATTCTATTGTCTGTAGTTTTTGTGGGAATTGGTTCCTCAATTTTCCATCCCGAATCATCTCGCATATCCTTTCTTGCCTCTGGCGGAAAGCGCGGTTTGGCACAGTCAATCTTTCAATTAGGTGGAAACGCGGGTACTGCCTTAGGACCATTATTAGTGGCATTAATTGTAGTTCCAAATTCTCAACGATACATCGTGTGGTTTGTCGCAGCAGGAGTTATTGGAATTGCGGTGTTGACAAAAATTGCTTTTTGGTATAAAAATCATTTGCTGTCTGTTGCCAAAAAAAAGCCGGTAATTGTTATGCCCGATTTGACCCAAAAACAAGTTTTTATGTCGGTTGTGATCTTGATGGTATTAATATTTTCAAAGTTCTTCTACACTGCAAGTATGAGTAGCTATTTTACTTTTTACCTCATCGAAAAGTTTAACGTCTCCATTCAAGATTCTCAATTTTATCTCGTTTTATTCCTCGCAGCGGGTGCAATCGGTACTTTAATCGGTGGTCCACTTGGTGATAAATTTGGTCGAAAATACGTTATTTGGTTCTCCGTTTTAGGTGTGGCGCCATTTACTTTGATGCTTCCTTACGCCGATTTATTTTGGACTAGTATTTTGTCCGTGATTATTGGAGTGATAATTTCTTCAGCTTTTCCGGCAATTTTGGTCTATGCTCAGGAATTATTACCTAAAAAACTCGGAATGGTTTCTGGTCTTTTCTACGGTTTTGCCTTTGGTATGGGCGGTTTGGGCTCGGCGTTATTGGGAAATCTAGCAGATCACACTAGCATCGAGTATGTGTATCAACTTTGCGCTTTTCTGCCTTTGATAGGAATGGTAGCGATTTTTCTTCCTAATCTTAAAAAGAAAAAGGAGAAGGCTTCCGCCGAAAGAACCTAA
- a CDS encoding type II toxin-antitoxin system VapC family toxin: MKYLLDTNICIHLFRGQFNLLDKFKQIDLQDCAISEITLAELIFGAENSPNPEKNQKIIDAFLEQIKILPIFNAIPIYAKEKCRLRKKGIMISDFDLFIGTTPVENKLIMVTENIKEFERISNIEIENWVHR; this comes from the coding sequence ATGAAGTATTTACTAGATACAAATATATGTATTCATCTATTTCGAGGTCAGTTCAATCTGCTTGATAAATTTAAACAGATAGATTTACAGGATTGTGCGATTTCAGAAATAACTTTGGCTGAACTCATTTTTGGTGCTGAAAATAGTCCGAATCCCGAAAAAAACCAAAAGATTATCGACGCTTTTTTAGAGCAAATTAAAATTCTACCTATTTTTAATGCTATTCCTATTTATGCAAAAGAAAAATGCCGATTGAGAAAAAAGGGAATTATGATTAGTGATTTTGACCTTTTTATAGGAACAACCCCTGTTGAAAATAAGCTTATAATGGTTACTGAAAACATTAAAGAATTTGAACGTATTTCTAACATAGAAATTGAAAATTGGGTACACCGGTAA
- a CDS encoding multidrug effflux MFS transporter, producing MTNKQKYSLLFILGGLSALAPFSIDMYLPAFPAIATGLGTNISQVAFSLTSYFIGISVGQLFYGPITDKYGRRKPLLFGLGVFFLASIACALSPTIDWLIYMRVIMALGGCVGMVVSRAVVRDVFPVSETAKIFSTLMLIVGVAPIIAPSVGSYILTVSTWRTIFYVLSGFSLILILSVYFFLPESGSINNKLPLKLKTIVRDYKTVFSEKSFMYFALASSIGMGGMFAYISGSSFVFMSYFGLSESTFGYVFSANAAGFIAGSQLNRLLLNKYSSLQIITFASIILVSVSGLMLLTYSLSIITLPILVGLLITFLFSLGLLVPNTTAMALAPFKATAGSASALIGFIQMVFGASLSGIVSFMHNETILPMILGMAFSGCGAFIVILMLNSKVKSGIVQHAYLKK from the coding sequence ATGACTAATAAACAAAAATACTCCTTATTATTTATCTTAGGTGGACTTTCAGCCCTTGCACCTTTTAGCATCGATATGTATTTGCCCGCATTTCCGGCAATTGCTACGGGCTTGGGAACCAATATTTCGCAAGTTGCTTTTTCGCTCACAAGTTATTTTATAGGAATCAGCGTTGGACAACTTTTTTATGGTCCAATTACCGATAAGTATGGACGTAGAAAACCTTTGTTATTTGGACTTGGAGTGTTTTTCCTAGCATCTATCGCTTGTGCTTTGTCACCGACTATAGATTGGTTAATTTATATGCGGGTGATTATGGCGCTCGGAGGTTGCGTCGGCATGGTGGTGAGTAGGGCAGTGGTGAGAGACGTCTTTCCAGTTAGCGAAACAGCAAAAATATTTTCGACATTGATGCTTATTGTGGGAGTGGCGCCCATAATTGCGCCATCTGTTGGAAGTTATATCTTAACCGTTTCTACTTGGAGAACTATTTTTTATGTGCTCTCAGGATTTAGTTTAATCCTTATTTTGTCAGTTTATTTCTTTTTGCCAGAAAGTGGAAGTATTAATAATAAGCTTCCGCTAAAATTAAAAACAATTGTCAGGGATTACAAAACAGTATTTTCAGAAAAAAGTTTTATGTATTTTGCATTAGCTTCAAGCATCGGAATGGGCGGAATGTTTGCCTATATTAGCGGATCCTCTTTTGTATTTATGTCCTATTTTGGATTAAGTGAATCTACTTTTGGCTACGTTTTTAGCGCCAATGCTGCGGGATTTATTGCCGGAAGCCAACTTAATAGATTATTACTTAATAAATATTCATCGCTGCAAATTATTACTTTTGCTTCCATCATTTTAGTCAGCGTTTCTGGCTTAATGTTATTAACGTATTCTTTGTCAATTATTACTTTGCCAATTTTAGTAGGACTGTTAATAACATTCTTATTCTCGTTAGGATTGTTAGTTCCCAATACAACCGCAATGGCTCTTGCACCTTTTAAAGCAACCGCAGGTAGTGCATCTGCTTTAATTGGTTTTATCCAAATGGTGTTTGGCGCTTCTCTTTCGGGAATAGTAAGTTTTATGCACAACGAAACAATTTTGCCAATGATTTTAGGAATGGCATTCTCTGGTTGCGGCGCATTTATCGTAATTTTGATGCTCAATTCAAAAGTGAAAAGTGGAATCGTTCAACACGCCTATCTAAAAAAATAA
- the secA gene encoding preprotein translocase subunit SecA: MNFINSILNTFVGNKSQKDVKALQANVAKVRSYEAGLMALTNDELREKTVYFKDRIKQARLDKDEKIASLKTDVEKIEDIDKREELYEAIDALEKEAYEISEKTLTELLPEAFAVVKETARRFKENTEIRVTSTAKDRELAADKNYITLEGDETIWANSWNAAGKQITWDMIHYDVQLIGGMVLHSGKIAEMQTGEGKTLVATLPLYLNALTGNGVHLVTVNDYLAKRDSTWKAPLFEFHGMTVDCIDNHQPNSEARKKAYEADITYGTNNEFGFDYLRDNMAHSPGDLVQKKHNYAIVDEVDSVLIDDARTPLIISGPVPQGDRHEFMELKPKIENLVTMQRQLANGFLTEAKRLIKEGNTKDGGFNLLRAYRSLPRNKALIKFLSEEGIKQLLQKTENQYMQDNNRDMHLVDDALYFVITEKNNQVELTDNGVEYLSKDTDASFFILPDIGTEIAAIEKKNLGKDAEAEAKEVLFQDFSIKSERIHTLTQLLKAYSLFEKDVEYVIMDNKVMIVDEQTGRIMDGRRYSDGLHQAIEAKENVKIEAATQTFATITLQNYFRMYNKLSGMTGTAVTEAGELWQIYKLDVVEIPTNRPMARLDKEDLIYKTTREKFNAVIEDVTQLSLAGRPILIGTTSVEISQLLSRMLKMRNIPHNVLNAKMHKQEAQIVEEAGKPGVVTIATNMAGRGTDIKLSKEVKAAGGLAIVGTERHDSRRVDRQLRGRAGRQGDPGSSQFYVSLEDNLMRLFGSERVAKVMDRMGLKEGEVIQHSMMTKSIERAQKKVEENNYGVRKRLLEYDDVMNAQREVIYKRRRHALHGERLKLDIANMLYDTCEVVATENKTNSDFKNFEFELVRYFSITSPITESEFNSMSADAITGKIYKVAQQYYVEKTARSAREAFPIIKNVYEEQNNQFERIVVPFSDGVKSLNVVTDLKKAYDSEGKQLLADFEKNITLAIVDEAWKKHLRKMDELKQSVQLAVHEQKDPLLIYKFEAFNLFRKMLDGVNKEVISFLFKGDIPQQNAPQITEAIDVEINEDYQTSKDDLDAPKEINTAAENREAGQMQQQRQVTETITREMPKINRNDTVTIKHVISGKTEEMKYKKAEALVASGAWVIV, encoded by the coding sequence ATGAACTTCATTAATAGCATTTTAAACACCTTTGTGGGAAATAAATCTCAGAAAGATGTTAAAGCTCTTCAAGCTAATGTAGCTAAAGTAAGATCGTACGAAGCCGGATTAATGGCTTTGACCAACGATGAGCTACGTGAAAAAACAGTCTACTTCAAGGACAGAATTAAGCAAGCTCGTCTTGATAAAGACGAAAAAATTGCCAGTCTGAAGACCGACGTAGAAAAAATTGAAGATATTGACAAACGTGAAGAACTTTACGAAGCCATCGACGCTCTCGAAAAAGAAGCTTACGAAATATCTGAAAAAACCCTGACCGAATTACTGCCGGAAGCTTTTGCAGTTGTAAAGGAAACCGCTAGACGATTTAAAGAAAACACAGAAATTAGAGTTACTTCTACTGCAAAAGATCGCGAACTAGCGGCTGACAAAAATTATATCACACTAGAAGGAGATGAAACTATCTGGGCAAATTCTTGGAATGCTGCCGGAAAACAAATTACCTGGGATATGATTCACTACGACGTTCAGCTGATTGGTGGAATGGTATTGCACTCAGGAAAAATTGCTGAGATGCAAACTGGAGAGGGAAAAACACTTGTTGCTACTCTTCCACTCTATCTAAACGCTTTGACTGGAAACGGAGTTCACCTTGTAACTGTGAATGACTACTTAGCAAAACGTGATAGTACATGGAAAGCACCACTTTTCGAATTTCACGGAATGACCGTTGATTGTATTGACAATCATCAACCAAACTCTGAAGCTCGTAAAAAAGCCTACGAAGCAGATATTACTTATGGTACAAATAACGAATTTGGTTTTGATTATTTGAGAGATAATATGGCACATTCTCCTGGCGATCTTGTTCAGAAGAAACACAATTATGCAATTGTCGATGAGGTCGATTCTGTATTAATTGATGATGCTAGAACACCACTTATTATTTCTGGTCCAGTCCCTCAGGGAGATAGACACGAATTTATGGAGCTTAAGCCAAAAATTGAAAATCTTGTCACTATGCAAAGGCAACTTGCAAACGGATTTTTGACCGAAGCTAAAAGATTAATTAAAGAAGGAAACACAAAAGATGGTGGATTCAATCTTTTGAGAGCCTACAGAAGTTTACCTAGAAATAAAGCACTGATCAAATTTTTGAGTGAAGAAGGAATTAAACAATTGCTTCAAAAGACCGAAAATCAGTATATGCAAGATAACAACCGCGACATGCACTTGGTGGATGATGCTCTTTATTTTGTAATTACAGAGAAAAACAATCAAGTTGAATTAACGGACAATGGTGTAGAATATCTTTCAAAAGATACCGATGCGTCATTCTTTATCCTACCAGATATCGGAACTGAGATTGCAGCGATTGAAAAGAAAAATCTTGGAAAAGATGCAGAAGCAGAAGCAAAAGAGGTTTTGTTTCAAGATTTTAGCATCAAAAGTGAGCGTATTCATACTTTAACACAACTTCTAAAGGCATATAGCCTTTTCGAAAAAGATGTAGAATATGTGATCATGGACAATAAAGTAATGATTGTCGATGAGCAAACAGGTCGTATTATGGATGGACGTCGTTATTCTGACGGACTTCACCAAGCGATTGAAGCTAAAGAGAATGTAAAAATTGAAGCAGCGACTCAAACCTTTGCAACAATTACACTTCAAAACTACTTTAGAATGTACAACAAACTGTCAGGAATGACGGGAACTGCGGTAACTGAAGCTGGAGAACTTTGGCAGATTTATAAACTTGATGTTGTAGAAATTCCAACAAACAGACCAATGGCTCGTTTGGATAAAGAGGATTTGATTTACAAAACAACTCGTGAAAAATTTAATGCAGTAATCGAAGATGTAACTCAATTGTCGTTGGCAGGAAGACCAATACTTATTGGAACAACTTCTGTTGAGATTTCTCAATTATTAAGCCGAATGCTGAAAATGAGAAATATTCCTCACAACGTATTGAACGCTAAAATGCACAAGCAAGAAGCACAAATCGTTGAGGAAGCTGGTAAACCTGGAGTTGTAACTATTGCAACTAACATGGCTGGTCGTGGAACGGATATTAAATTATCCAAAGAAGTGAAAGCAGCTGGTGGACTTGCAATTGTTGGTACAGAGCGTCATGACTCTCGTCGTGTTGACAGACAGTTACGCGGTCGTGCAGGACGTCAAGGAGATCCAGGAAGTTCACAATTCTACGTTTCGTTAGAAGATAACTTGATGCGTTTATTTGGTTCTGAAAGGGTTGCAAAAGTAATGGACAGAATGGGTCTTAAAGAGGGCGAAGTAATTCAGCACTCAATGATGACTAAGTCTATAGAAAGAGCGCAGAAGAAAGTTGAAGAAAATAACTACGGTGTTCGTAAGCGTTTGCTTGAGTACGATGATGTTATGAATGCACAACGTGAAGTAATCTACAAACGTCGTCGTCACGCATTGCACGGTGAGCGTTTGAAGCTTGACATTGCAAATATGTTGTATGACACTTGCGAAGTTGTAGCTACAGAGAACAAAACGAATTCTGATTTCAAGAATTTCGAATTTGAATTGGTACGTTATTTCTCAATCACGTCTCCTATCACAGAAAGTGAATTTAACAGTATGTCCGCCGATGCGATTACTGGCAAAATCTATAAAGTTGCACAGCAATATTATGTTGAGAAAACGGCTCGTTCTGCGAGAGAGGCTTTCCCAATTATTAAAAATGTGTACGAAGAGCAAAACAATCAATTTGAACGTATCGTTGTTCCATTTTCGGATGGAGTAAAATCGTTGAATGTTGTTACAGATCTTAAGAAAGCATATGATTCTGAAGGAAAACAATTATTGGCTGATTTCGAGAAAAATATCACTCTGGCAATTGTTGATGAAGCTTGGAAAAAACACCTACGTAAAATGGACGAACTTAAACAGTCAGTTCAACTTGCAGTGCACGAACAGAAAGATCCATTGCTGATTTACAAATTTGAAGCATTTAATCTTTTCAGAAAAATGCTTGATGGAGTAAATAAAGAGGTGATTTCATTCTTATTTAAAGGTGATATACCTCAGCAAAATGCTCCTCAAATTACTGAAGCTATTGATGTTGAAATCAATGAAGACTATCAAACATCGAAAGATGATCTTGATGCTCCAAAAGAAATCAATACGGCTGCTGAAAACAGAGAAGCAGGGCAAATGCAACAGCAACGTCAGGTTACTGAAACTATCACTAGAGAAATGCCGAAAATTAACAGAAATGATACTGTTACAATTAAGCACGTAATTAGCGGTAAAACCGAAGAAATGAAATACAAAAAAGCTGAAGCACTTGTAGCTTCTGGCGCTTGGGTTATTGTATAA
- a CDS encoding DUF937 domain-containing protein encodes MSLIDLITGSTGNQVAQEAENKFGISKGQMIGLAAVAVPLIVMYLKNKSEDADEAESLNKALDKDHNGSILSNPSQALEKQSEGNSILDHIFGSEKSAVESSLASKTGISMSTIGPLLATLAPIVMGYIGKQKQESGVSSGGGLSDLLGGILGKASSDAQAEPGNPLNDILGGLLGGGGTSQSGGNPLNDILGGLMGGGSAKKSEEGGLGGLLGGLFGK; translated from the coding sequence ATGAGTTTAATAGATTTAATTACCGGAAGCACTGGAAACCAAGTTGCTCAAGAAGCTGAAAATAAGTTTGGAATTAGTAAAGGTCAGATGATTGGCTTGGCGGCCGTCGCTGTCCCACTTATTGTCATGTATTTAAAAAATAAATCAGAAGATGCAGACGAAGCTGAATCTCTAAATAAGGCATTGGATAAGGATCATAATGGTAGCATCTTAAGCAATCCCTCACAGGCATTAGAAAAACAATCGGAAGGAAATTCAATTCTAGACCATATTTTTGGCTCAGAGAAAAGTGCCGTCGAAAGTTCACTTGCAAGTAAAACAGGAATTTCTATGAGTACAATCGGACCATTATTAGCCACCCTAGCTCCAATCGTAATGGGTTATATTGGCAAACAAAAACAAGAATCAGGAGTATCAAGCGGCGGAGGCTTGTCAGATTTACTTGGTGGGATTTTAGGTAAAGCCTCTAGTGATGCACAAGCCGAACCTGGTAATCCTTTGAATGATATTTTAGGTGGATTACTTGGCGGCGGCGGTACTAGTCAATCAGGCGGAAATCCTCTAAACGACATACTTGGCGGTTTGATGGGTGGCGGTTCTGCTAAAAAATCTGAAGAAGGTGGCTTAGGTGGGCTTTTAGGAGGATTATTCGGGAAGTAA
- a CDS encoding type II toxin-antitoxin system RelE/ParE family toxin — protein MARYDVIWTKTADFQFAGILEYWVNRNKSKVYSKKLIKLVSERTDQIARTPFIFKSTDFKDIRVASLGNFSIYYKISDHKIIITAFWDNRQDKKKLAHLLQNIK, from the coding sequence ATGGCTCGATACGATGTAATTTGGACAAAAACAGCTGATTTTCAATTTGCTGGAATACTAGAATATTGGGTAAATCGGAATAAATCAAAGGTCTATTCAAAGAAACTTATTAAGTTAGTTTCTGAGAGAACAGACCAGATTGCTCGTACACCTTTTATTTTTAAATCAACTGATTTCAAAGACATAAGAGTAGCTTCACTAGGAAATTTTAGTATATACTACAAAATTTCAGATCACAAGATAATAATCACTGCATTTTGGGACAATAGACAAGACAAGAAAAAACTTGCGCATTTGTTACAAAACATTAAATAA